Proteins encoded in a region of the Streptococcus sanguinis genome:
- a CDS encoding helix-turn-helix transcriptional regulator, with product MNDQERILSILLRLQSGAHLSKNQLSDEFEVSAKTIQRDFSLLGDFLMTQPMIAAELAYDSKHHTRYLKGKSLFNKKDILIISKILLENRALNKLENEDLLKSLLRLVSKEEQKEIEMIINSERLNYAPITDEQSRIQKIWEWSEMIRKEKVLEIVYKSPYQDKKEHLIFPVSLYYDIHYFYIVAYNLKNEHYMTLRLDRIHTWKATKESKPNISYGRKFRDGDIRNQRVDAFLGRKITVELEFRYDPTIILDQFPNAQRLSADEGWTRFKFESQYTPGLKRWLLGQGEAVRILSPQSLVDDIQKTMKEILGYYQ from the coding sequence ATGAACGATCAAGAACGTATTTTATCCATTTTGTTACGTTTGCAATCAGGAGCTCATCTATCAAAAAATCAATTAAGTGATGAGTTTGAGGTTAGTGCAAAAACGATTCAGAGAGATTTCTCTTTATTAGGTGATTTTTTAATGACTCAGCCCATGATTGCAGCTGAATTGGCTTACGATTCAAAACATCATACAAGATATTTAAAAGGAAAATCACTCTTTAATAAAAAAGATATTTTAATTATTTCTAAAATTTTACTGGAAAATAGAGCTTTAAACAAATTAGAGAATGAGGATTTGTTAAAAAGTTTGTTGAGGCTTGTTTCAAAAGAGGAACAAAAAGAAATAGAAATGATTATCAACAGCGAAAGACTGAACTACGCCCCAATTACAGACGAGCAAAGTCGTATTCAAAAGATTTGGGAATGGTCAGAAATGATTCGCAAGGAGAAGGTGCTAGAAATTGTCTACAAGAGTCCATATCAAGATAAAAAAGAACATTTAATTTTTCCAGTTTCTCTGTATTATGACATTCATTATTTCTATATTGTAGCTTACAATCTTAAGAATGAGCATTACATGACCTTGCGTTTGGACAGAATACACACTTGGAAGGCCACAAAGGAATCTAAACCCAACATCTCTTATGGCAGAAAATTCAGAGATGGAGATATTCGTAATCAGCGAGTAGACGCTTTTCTAGGAAGAAAAATCACAGTTGAATTGGAATTCCGTTATGATCCAACTATTATTTTAGACCAATTTCCTAATGCACAGCGCTTATCAGCTGACGAAGGATGGACACGATTTAAATTTGAGAGTCAATATACACCGGGTCTTAAACGTTGGCTGCTCGGTCAAGGAGAAGCAGTTAGAATTTTGTCGCCACAGTCTTTGGTTGATGATATTCAGAAGACGATGAAAGAAATTTTAGGTTACTATCAATAA
- a CDS encoding DUF262 domain-containing protein — protein MMNVNEKEIGFESKKVSEILKWDRLRIPNYQRPYKWNRKHIRNLFYDLRDTILKKEYQIGSVILHENDGCLDIVDGQQRLVSISLFLCALERYDEFKGAKYLLEADFGELSCYNAYENFNEWKNLIQLVGEKEAEQVCSFLLENCSISVITMPQERLSEAFQLFDSQNNRGKSLEPHDLLKAYHLRKQDSEDEKIVEKWEQFVEDKDLSLKELFDRHLFRMRRWSRGETGLTNKRYGSYLRFTEDFIDDFKGVDLNQNFPYLELYRHIEEFPMSITVPIIDGKKFFEYIESAHETIKDHKDFLNEKLGFSDEPEGEEKNLTYPEGMVKIYNSSKGRYLKCQNMFLNICSLFAERFGKEKLSKEIVETLFIWSYYPRVKSRAIYDATVGNYAGGGRFRQKDVQKLFQLLAHAVTPNDFMVKIDRELFENYTVEQIIEEEKGKW, from the coding sequence ATGATGAATGTCAATGAAAAAGAAATAGGGTTTGAAAGTAAAAAAGTATCAGAAATATTGAAATGGGATAGGCTAAGAATACCAAATTATCAAAGACCTTATAAATGGAACAGAAAGCATATTCGTAATCTTTTTTATGATTTACGAGATACTATTTTAAAAAAGGAATATCAAATTGGCTCTGTTATCTTGCATGAGAATGATGGATGCCTAGATATTGTAGATGGCCAGCAACGATTGGTTTCTATTTCGCTATTTCTTTGTGCTTTGGAAAGATATGATGAATTTAAAGGAGCAAAATATTTACTTGAAGCTGACTTTGGAGAACTGTCTTGCTATAATGCTTACGAAAATTTTAATGAATGGAAGAATTTAATCCAACTCGTAGGCGAAAAAGAAGCTGAACAGGTGTGTAGTTTTCTACTTGAAAATTGTTCTATCTCGGTGATTACTATGCCACAGGAACGATTATCAGAGGCCTTTCAGCTGTTTGATTCTCAAAATAATCGTGGAAAATCTTTAGAGCCTCATGATTTGCTCAAAGCTTATCATCTTCGTAAGCAAGATTCAGAAGATGAAAAGATTGTTGAAAAATGGGAGCAGTTTGTGGAAGACAAAGATTTAAGTCTCAAAGAGCTATTTGATAGGCATCTTTTTCGTATGAGACGTTGGTCTCGAGGAGAAACTGGATTAACAAATAAGCGTTATGGCTCTTATCTACGTTTTACAGAGGATTTCATTGATGATTTTAAAGGTGTTGATTTAAATCAGAACTTTCCATACCTAGAATTATATCGTCATATTGAAGAGTTCCCTATGTCAATTACCGTGCCTATTATTGATGGAAAAAAATTTTTTGAGTATATTGAATCGGCCCATGAAACTATTAAAGATCATAAAGATTTTTTAAATGAAAAGTTAGGATTTTCTGATGAGCCTGAGGGGGAAGAAAAAAACTTAACTTACCCAGAAGGTATGGTTAAAATATATAATAGTTCAAAGGGACGTTATCTCAAGTGCCAAAATATGTTTCTGAATATTTGCTCGCTTTTTGCAGAGAGATTTGGAAAAGAAAAGCTATCAAAGGAAATAGTAGAGACCTTATTTATTTGGTCTTACTACCCCCGTGTTAAATCTCGAGCGATATATGATGCAACTGTTGGAAACTATGCTGGTGGTGGAAGGTTCAGACAAAAAGATGTTCAAAAACTATTCCAACTTTTAGCCCATGCTGTAACTCCAAATGATTTCATGGTCAAGATAGATCGAGAATTATTTGAAAATTATACTGTGGAGCAAATTATAGAGGAGGAAAAAGGGAAATGGTAG